In Lycium ferocissimum isolate CSIRO_LF1 unplaced genomic scaffold, AGI_CSIRO_Lferr_CH_V1 ctg5635, whole genome shotgun sequence, the genomic stretch TTACATACTCTTGGTTCCCAGGGCAAAGTAACAGGAAACATTGTAAGAGATGTAGGTAAGATACCTGATTTCCCGAGCGATGGACATGAAGGCGTTGATATCCTACCATTCGATAGCGGCCAATTTGCCCCAAATATTGAAGTTTCTGGTAGGTGCAAGGGTTTGTCATCAGGAAAGGAAAAGTCAGCGGATGGATCAAGTTCTGTCAATAAGTGTAGTAACTGTGaggaaccaaaagaaaaaactcCAGAAGTGGAGGACAGGACAAGATCGTTCAACTATTCTGAACGTGCAGAAGAAGCATCTTCATCTATAGAGATATCCACTGTATCAAAGGGGGATCAGCACAGTTCAGATAAAAATCAGGACACTCAATCTTCACTTAGATGTCAAGCAGGAGATGAAGGTCGAAgtttttcctcctttttgatCTTGACTTTTAGATGCGTCctttatttatgataataagAAGTGTTTTTGTGCTTTGCCAGTTACAAAAGCGGACAGCAGGTCTTCatcaaaagaaggaaggatagCTACACGACAAAGTCACAATGTTCACCAAAATGGTCAGGTTATGATGCTTGAGGCTGTGTCCTTCAATTTTTACGTGTGCAGTTTTTGAAGGAAGCATAGGAGTAAAGAACTTGGACAGCGGTATGATACTCTTATCAAGTTTTAATAGATAAATGCAAACATGAACATTCCAATTCAATAGTTTGGCTTTTTTAGCATTTGATCTCATGTGTTTTTCGCTATGGTTTAGACGCATGCAAGCTATCTTGTGTTCTAGTGATGCATGGCTGCCATGACTATTGAACTTGTGGAACCAGATTAATGATCAGTTTTGATGCATGTGCAAGATGCATATTTTTTGGGCGAGGGTACATGCTTTTTAACAGAAAAAATTTATTGCGAAAAGTAAGATGGAGTTATGGGATTGATTCACAATAgctaataaaaaaattagatgAAAGAGCGATGATGTTGTCCTTGCTTTCACTTTCCCTTGAATCGTTAGTCAATAATCAACAGTGGCATAGTCAAAATTTCtgctccttttttttcctttagctTTTCTCGCGTTTCTTTCTGGATCTTCCTGCCACTGGATGCACTATTGTTTTTCCTCCCGAAGCATAGCCGTCCACTGCATGGTTCGGTTACTTAGCTCATATGACATCTCAATCTCTTAATAGCTGATTGTTTGACAGGCTTTAGCATAAATTCTTGCGCACCTTCTTCCAAGCACCTATATTGGTAAACAAAGTCAAAAGATAGAACATGGGATAATATGTTGTTACTAAACTAGAAGCTATTACAGCTTGAGTAAGTACTTCTTGATTCGGGTGGGGACATTCTCCGATGATACGATGACAACAGGAATCTCTTTCAGATTAGAGGATCCCTGTCATTTAGACACGTTTCAAATAGTGATTAGTTCTGAAAGTGTGGAGGCAAAGAAACtttgggagagagagagagagagagagagagagtcccGAAGTTCAATACCTTCACTCTTTTTAGTAGATCGTATCCTGTCATCCCTGGCATGCAGTAATCAGTAATGATCAAGTTTATGTTTGTTTCTTGCAATATCGAATCAAAGCTCAGCCTAAAAAAGCACAAAGTTCTAAAAGATGCATGTCATACAGCAATTTGTGCTGATTATAGGCATTGAATGGTGGACTGGTGATAAAAATCACATGCATTGAACTGACCGACTGGTGAtactatttttccaacaagaaaTATATAATGTCTAATATTGCCTGCTATTTCCTTTGTCCCTTATAATCTTTCTCCCGAACATTAGTGACTAGAGTATAAATAATTATGAGCAAGTGTTGACTGTGTAGGAGGTATGGAGCCTCATAGTGTATGTTTCTTCATGATGTTTGGCTGTAGTAACTTtggttaccagtttcaaaaaaaaaaaaaaaaaaaaaatcaaggacACACGGATGAAGAGAATATTATATCAAAGTTACTGCTTACCCTTGTACTGTTGCTGTATTGCCCCTCCACCAAGTCCAACGACTCCATTGCCTTTTTCCCGTTCTCTACTGTAGTTAATGCGACAAGGATCAAAATAACAGCTCAAATTCACAATTTCCTCGTAACTTCAGTGATTTGGTAGTAATTTGTGAAGTAGAACACATTATTTGGCGTGTCCAAGGAAATTAGTCACAAATTTATTGCTTAAGCAAACAAGTTAATCACATGTTCAATGCTTGCATAAACCATGACCGTGATCTTCATCGAGTCTATTGACTAGTTAAGTTGGGTACAATTTGCTATAGACACTctaattcttcaatttctttggAGTAGTTGGGATTCTTAAAGTATTGTTAATGCATCTTCAAGAGGTAATTTTTTTGTCTACAGCTGCAGGAGTAAGAGAACATGGATGGTCTGATAAGCTTTACAGGCAGCAAATGAAATGTAAATGCCAATTGGCGAACTGGGGGCAGAACAAGGCAGTTGGGGCAACATTAAAAGCTTCACGTGTACTTAGTACGGACTATAACTGACTAACGTAAATAATGCCAAATGCCTGCTATTAATGTACGCTAAGAGGCATACAGAGCTTCAGGAATTCAAGAAACGTTCATAGGATTTGTCCTTatcttctttaatattttggtcTTTGGTTTCTCGTAGTGGTCCAGTTAAGTTTTAaatcccaaaaaagaaaaaagaaaaaaatgataatgGCAATAAAGCTAAATGGTCTCTACTAGCTCTGTTTGCTCTCATCGTCTAGTTGGCAGATGAAGATGAaagttcaaaaaagaaaaaaatccgGCTATCTTCATTTTATTAATAGAAAATCTCGTGTTTATAAGTATTTTTTTGGGTTCGTAAAATTCTTAAATAACTTATACTGTTTGGCCTAACATTTGCTTATTTTGAGAAGTGTTTTATATCAGaactacttttaaaaaaaaaaaaactttttgggGAGTAGCAGTTTTTGTTTGGTTAATCAATTTGAAAGATACTTTTATTAATATTGCTTTAGCAATTTGTGCTTGAACAAGGTTTTTACATGCTTTAAGAAAATTTACTTttttagcttttaaaaatatcttttaccGAAAAGTAATTTTTGTTTTACAAGTTAGGTCAAAcatctaattttttaaaataagcacttttagcTTCTTACAAACAGGCTATTAACAAGCTTTAAGAAAACTTTTCAAGGGTTTCAATCAAACATTACACCACggtgaatgaaaggaaaaaaaaaaaatcatccataGGCTTTTTCTTGTCGCCTTTGTTTCTATGACGAAACGAATCACAATATAATGGACTTCTATAACTAGTGCTTCGCTAACTTCTTCATTTCAGGCTGAACGAAAAAGAGAGGAACATTCATATGATGCaactcaagtttttttttttttttttttttttttttttaaata encodes the following:
- the LOC132044957 gene encoding two-component response regulator ARR17-like isoform X2: MESLDLVEGQYSNSTRETNINLIITDYCMPGMTGYDLLKRVKGSSNLKEIPVVIVSSENVPTRIKKCLEEGAQEFMLKPVKQSAIKRLRCHMS
- the LOC132044957 gene encoding two-component response regulator ARR17-like isoform X1; this translates as MESLDLVEGQYSNSTRETNINLIITDYCMPGMTGYDLLKRVKGSSNLKEIPVVIVSSENVPTRIKKYLLKLCLEEGAQEFMLKPVKQSAIKRLRCHMS